The proteins below come from a single Necator americanus strain Aroian chromosome V, whole genome shotgun sequence genomic window:
- a CDS encoding hypothetical protein (NECATOR_CHRV.G18471.T2) produces the protein MMVLDGNERRRITPDKSPTQSVVLRPSRHFNIRDNSPVNRHSYHGMTSPLTSPTSMQRLGQMKRYSQQLQYSPPYADPFSGNHIHCLGKQTDLHHSSSVVGSSQRCSARKRWSSNFALSALPEREMMSSNDSLAGSRRDHGVDTMQQGSELQDSPRGSTIGSGKREDVNFHHAQPHIVPQGSIPIQGQVLVDPATGQHYIVPQATFFPPAVQPMYFQPTPTPVYYPYGQVPPQGYVMPSTPQQAQYSVPIAYQQRPYAFRPGYAQSTTSTEDISRRDDDRRLEDPPPSSPSLSMATQSGFFPTGYVPTSAASFTQQYRHQQNPQRSSPNSQPEDPESGRDGFRRDVTRSSAEFNRSSGDFHRQGSGEFNRSSGSFSRNGSGDGVRSEVYFRTGNSENEGFNRNGAPERTPLYGGPPPWWGRQRDDQGDSLTDVESPRLPQRMSPPGSTMSESESRGRPMPAKAVRMDIDFSKVGEDETPKPRPTTSRSVRMDIDLSKLPDETKVAERRAPQRAPATAFTVNFDSGTEEVSLQDAARKSAQARRILNRRSAGGPTPVNAQRGAASELPPSHPTNKRYLLNKLLHGEGQNEEEAGAAEGTEVEERKECDVASETGTYVVDMSKRVGNGPASQVMAAKIVEDSDSSDTSSSDSESESESEEQSTARQAPSPPKPSATAQPTQTQQSETNSAGKSDLTKELTKLRTMAGIRPTTTPAQTTITRPAGLYDSSRPGPATPPQSQRPITGRASLGAQASNRNCLAASRGGPTNSSASGPFRKWRCQSETRGDGGRYSMRGNQGVAPSSPQQCPKRPPFRAGVAPMRSSFGNPEKQKEQEMNAWLRRKDYNPMKAAAEARKAKELKARGEQFVSNRSVSFHVGPVMPKPLRGDFGEMLRNRSQESLAVEEAEHASQRVLAEYSRGVVQDITRLSQQSSRASGKQLGGLARAVDMLSQKCKKSIELIRSQNKGCLSVSVEDLLAAAAEPPRKGETLNEQLDRLSDAFDAVQRYLEQYSLEDGRQSPIPDFTDDASDIHSVASSSFSTHRQSRSPLSTSSRRTATTRSSINKP, from the exons ACCGACCTACATCATTCATCGTCCGTTGTCGGCTCATCGCAGCGATGTTCTGCTAGAAAACGTTGGTCTTCTAATTTCGCAT tATCGGCGCTGCCAGAAAGGGAAATGATGAGTTCGAACGACTCTTTGGCAGGGTCTCGCCGAGATCATGGAGTTGACACGATGCAGCAG GGTTCTGAACTCCAAGATAGCCCTCGTGGATCAACTATTGGGTCCGGGAAAAGGGAAGATGTCAACTTTCATCACGCACAGCCACATATCGTACCTCAAGGAA GTATTCCCATCCAAGGACAAGTTCTTGTGGATCCCGCTACTGGACAACACTACATCGTCCCTCAGGCAACATTTTTTCCACCAGCTGTGCAACCAATGTACTTTCAACCCACACCAACACCTGTATATTACCCGTACGGGCAGGTTCCACCTCAAG GTTATGTAATGCCTTCGACACCACAGCAAGCCCAGTATTCTGTTCCCATTGCATATCAGCAACGACCGTATGCATTCCGTCCGGGATATGCACAGAGCACGACCTCCACTGAAGACATTAGTAGAAGGGACGATGACAGAAGACTTG AAGATCCTCCACCGTCTTCGCCATCGTTGTCCATGGCTACTCAATCAGGATTTTTTCCCACAGGATACGTTCCCACATCAGCCGCCAGTTTTACGCAGCAGTACCG CCATCAACAAAATCCTCAACGCAGCAGCCCTAACAGCCAACCTGAAGATCCAGAAAGTGGTCGAGATGGTTTTCG GCGTGACGTCACGCGATCCAGCGCCGAGTTCAACCGTTCCTCCGGAGATTTCCACCGCCAAGGAAGTGGCGAATTCAACCGCTCCAGCGGGAGTTTTTCCCGCAATGGCAGCGGTGACGGTGTCAGATCAGAAGTGTATTTCCGCACTGGAAATAGCGAAAATGAAGGATTCAATCGAAATGGAGCCCCGGAACGAACTCCACTCTATGGAGGACCTCCTCCATGGTGGGGACGGCAACGAGATGATCAAGGGGATTCACTTACAGACGTCGAgag TCCTCGTCTACCGCAGCGGATGTCACCACCTGGCTCCACCATGTCTGAGTCAGAATCTAGAGGTCGTCCTATGCCAGCAAAAGCGGTCAGAATGGACATCGACTTCAGCAAAGTCGGAGAAGATGAAACGCCGAAGCCCAGAC CGACCACATCACGATCGGTTCGAATGGATATTGATCTCAGCAAATTGCCGGATGAGACAAAAGTAGCAGAAAGACGAG CACCACAACGGGCTCCAGCCACTGCATTTACCGTCAACTTTGATTCGGGTACGGAAGAGGTTTCACTTCAAGATGCCGCTAGAAAGTCCGCACAG GCGCGACGTATTTTAAATCGCCGTTCAGCTGGTGGACCTACCCCGGTAAATGCTCAACGTGGTGCAGCTTCGGAACTACCACCATCCCATCCTACTAATAAACGATACTTGCTGAATAAATTGTTACATGGAGAGG gtCAAAATGAAGAGGAGGCAGGTGCTGCTGAAGGAACTGAAGTTGAGGAGCGTAAAGAGTGTGACGTGGCCAGCGAAACTGGGACTTACGTTGTTG ATATGAGTAAACGCGTTGGCAATGGTCCAGCAAGTCAGGTGATGGCTGCGAAAATCGTGGAAGATTCTGACTCCAGTGACACGAGCAGTAGTGACAGTGAGAGCGA GTCCGAAAGCGAAGAGCAGTCGACAGCTCGTCAAGCTCCTTCTCCACCTAAACCATCAGCTACTGCACAGCCAACACAAACCCAACAATCAGAAACAAATTCTGCCGGGAAGAGTGATCTAACAAAAGAGTTAACCAAGTTACGCACAATGGCTGGAATTCGACCGACTACTACTCCAG CGCAGACAACAATTACAAGGCCTGCTGGGCTGTACGACAGTTCTCGTCCAGGGCCAGCAACGCCGCCGCAGTCACAACGTCCAATTACTGGCAGAGCTTCCTTGGGAGCTCAGGCTTCAAATAGGAATTGTCTGGCTGCTTCTCGTGGCGGTCCAACGAATTCTTCTGCTTCAGGGCCATTCAG GAAATGGCGGTGTCAAAGCGAAAC aagagGCGATGGAGGTCGTTATTCAATGCGAGGGAATCAAGGAGTTGCCCCCTCGAGTCCACAACAGTGCCCTAAGAGGCCCCCATTTAGAGCTGGGGTTGCACCGATGAGATCAAGT TTTGGAAACCccgaaaagcaaaaagagcaagaaatgaacgctTGGTTGCGCAGGAAGGACTACAACCCCATGAAAGCCGCTGCTGAGGCTAGAAAGGCCAAGGAACTTAAAGCCAG AGGAGAACAATTTGTATCGAATCGATCCGTGTCTTTCCATGTGGGACCCGTCATGCCCAAGCCATTGAGA GGTGATTTTGGCGAAATGCTGCGAAATCGTTCCCAAGAATCACTAGCCGTTGAAGAAGCTGAACATGCCAGTCAACGAGTGCTGGCTGAATATTCCCGCGGAGTGGTGCAGGACATTACTCGTTTGTCTCAACAAAGCAGCCGAGCCAGCGGCAAG CAGCTCGGCGGACTGGCTCGAGCCGTAGACATGTTATCGCAGAAGTGCAAGAAAAGCATAGAGTTGATCCG GTCCCAGAACAAAGGATGTTTATCCGTTTCGGTTGAGGATCTTCTAGCTGCCGCTGCAGAACCTCCTCGCAAAGGAGAAACCTTGAACGAGCAACTGGATCGCCTCTCGGACGCATTTGACGCTGTTCAGCG ATATTTGGAACAGTACTCGTTAGAAGACGGGCGCCAATCACCAATTCCGGACTTTACAGACGATGCATCTGACATCCATTCAGTAGCGAGTTCATCCTTTTCTACTCACAG ACAGTCAAGAAGCCCGCTTTCGACGAGTTCGCGAAGAACTGCCACCACTAGATCCAGCATCAATAAACCATAG
- a CDS encoding hypothetical protein (NECATOR_CHRV.G18472.T1), with product MPKQITEIKDFLVLARRKDAKIVKIKKNSFNVKFKVRCSRYLFTLVVNDKDKAEKLKQSLPPGIQVIELK from the exons ATGCCCAAGCAAATAACTGAAATCAAGGATTTTCTGGTATTGGCGCGCCGAAAGGACGCAAAGATTGTGAAGatcaaaaaaaatagtttcaaTGTGAAGTTCAAGGTTCGCTGCAGCAGATACCTGTTCACCCTGGTTGTaaat GATAAGGATAAGGCCGAAAAGCTCAAGCAGTCATTGCCTCCCGGAATCCAGGTTATTGAGCTGAAGTAG
- a CDS encoding hypothetical protein (NECATOR_CHRV.G18473.T6), which translates to MRGTSARLNGINGTKAKPVQAAKATLSKNHIHGCYDAREYWIDEFLQWNPSSYEGATEIFLSSTDIWIPEFSLYYSLNFNDAVKLQSNNDIRVNHTGHVRYYIPFSSESLCKLDVKFFPFDTQQCTLLFGSWAHSNDSIKYSLYSPKLSLIDFYDNQEWELDTIRSTVKSDGFLYDYLDPPLFWEMIIIDLVVERQSFYYVFNLVIPSTIITLVAVIGFHTPSTSGRMRDAKFRLGIMTLMSMSVILLAIVEDMPKFSMSTNRKGRGSFSGIPLIGLYYFILLAIIGLSTVTTSMFVFLERDVRVKHQVPWYLQWLSFDVQRRRRSNNQYRRHVHDPQAEADQLSIQEATPPRENLRRRLSLTQYDNMVLYQYFEQVLEDIINCTGRIEKVVTGMRQDVVNLKPLDDLNSKWQTVIRRLEIISLVFYVSVLFITMYLFFYHEWYCAVGHNPCGQMNLKCPWMAVTPDDPICEHNSYN; encoded by the exons ATGCGAGGTACTTCGGCGCGTCTGAATGGGATCAACGGCACAAAAGCAAAACCTGTCCAAGCCGCAAAAGCAACGCTATCAAAAAATCATATTCATGGATGTTATGATGCAAGAGAA TACTGGATCGATGAATTTTTGCAATGGAACCCGTCAAGCTATGAAGGAGCGACCGAGATCTTTCTTTCGTCGACGGACATATGgattccagaattttcactGTACTACAG TTTAAATTTTAACGATGCCGTAAAACTACAATCGAACAACGACATCAGAGTGAATCACACTGGACATGTACGCTACTACATACCGTTTTCGTCGGAAAGTCTCTGTAAACTCgatgtgaaattttttcctttcgatac CCAACAATGCACTCTTCTTTTCGGCTCTTGGGCTCATTCTAATGACTCTATTAAGTACTCACTCTATTCTCCGAAACTCTCGCTCATTGACTTCTACGATAACCAAGAATGGGAGTTGGATACG ATACGTAGCACAGTGAAATCTGACGGATTTCTTTACGACTATTTGGATCCACCCCTATTCTGGGAGATGATCATTATTGATTTGGTGGTCGAACGCCAGAGTTTCTATTATG TATTCAACCTGGTTATTCCAAGTACGATCATCACGCTTGTTGCTGTGATCGGTTTCCATACGCCAAGCACTAGCGGAAGAATGAG agatgcAAAATTCCGTCTCGGTATAATGACCCTTATGAGTATGTCCGTCATTCTTTTGGCAATAGTGGAGGATATGCCGAAATTCAGTATGTCCACTAATCGTAAAGGTCGTGGTTCTTTCTCGGGGATCCCTCTCATAG GTTTATATTACTTTATTCTTTTGGCGATTATCGGTCTTTCAACGGTAACCACATCGATGTTTGTGTTTCTGGAACGAGACGTACGTGTAAAGCACCAGGTTCCATGGTATCTTCAATGGTTATCGTTCGATGTTCAGCGAAGGAGAAG AAGCAACAATCAATATCGCAGGCATGTACATGATCCACAAGCAGAGGCG GACCAGCTATCCATTCAGGAGGCCACTCCACCGCGTGAAAATCTTCGTCGACGTCTCAGCCTTACTCAATATGACAATATGGTACTGTATCAGTACTTTGAACAAGTCCTTGAAGATATAATCAATTGCACAGGTCGAATCGAAAAAGTTGTTACGGGAATGCG GCAAGATGTTGTCAATCTGAAACCGTTGGACGATTTGAACAGCAAATGGCAAACAGTAATTAGAAGACTGGAGATAATCTCATTGGTCTTCTACGTTTCCGTTCTATTTATTACTATGTACTTGTTCTTCTACCATGAATG GTACTGTGCTGTTGGACACAATCCATGCGGTCAGATGAATTTGAAATGTCCATGGATGGCAGTCACACCGGATGATCCAATATGCGAACATAACTCATACAACTAG
- a CDS encoding hypothetical protein (NECATOR_CHRV.G18473.T3) — protein MLRYGNCAERDFGGDVDMIHRYMGLLLLAGCVMCMGPVVRPDKSHMKTGHPRNPRTPHRIHEKDDTHVEEVLSREKRRHERVAASETNKSGTGAEISAELPMERLRRAFGRNDYLLPENFKTLRRSDIPVTYRLHDDLLRYYRKGTRPVTHPNKIVSVSMSVFLYQIIKLDAVKNTISLSGSFELYWIDEFLQWNPSSYEGATEIFLSSTDIWIPEFSLYYSLNFNDAVKLQSNNDIRVNHTGHVRYYIPFSSESLCKLDVKFFPFDTQQCTLLFGSWAHSNDSIKYSLYSPKLSLIDFYDNQEWELDTIRSTVKSDGFLYDYLDPPLFWEMIIIDLVVERQSFYYVFNLVIPSTIITLVAVIGFHTPSTSGRMRDAKFRLGIMTLMSMSVILLAIVEDMPKFSMSTNRKGRGSFSGIPLIGLYYFILLAIIGLSTVTTSMFVFLERDVRVKHQVPWYLQWLSFDVQRRRRSNNQYRRHVHDPQAEADHLLSNGHVRTGIQDKAKGVAVSLLSLIPRPTLNQSHRQNPTSQPLSQDQLSIQEATPPRENLRRRLSLTQYDNMVLYQYFEQVLEDIINCTGRIEKVVTGMRQDVVNLKPLDDLNSKWQTVIRRLEIISLVFYVSVLFITMYLFFYHEWYCAVGHNPCGQMNLKCPWMAVTPDDPICEHNSYN, from the exons GTGATGTGGACATGATCCATCGTTATATGGGTCTACTCCTTCTGGCAGGATGCGTAATGTGTATGGGACCAGTAGTACGACCCGACAAATCACACATGAAG ACAGGACATCCGAGAAATCCGCGAACGCCCCATCGAATCCATGAAAAAGACGATACGCATGTTGAAGAGGTACTATCCAGAGAGAAACGACGACATGAACGGGTTGCTGCTTCTGAGACGAACAAATCCGGCACCGGCGCCGAGATTTCCGCCGAGCTTCCAATGGAACGACTTCGTCGTGCCTTTGGCCGTAACGACTACCTACTTccagaaaacttcaaaacacTTCGAAGATCGGATATTCCCGTTACATATCGTCTACATGATGATCTTCTTAGGTACTACAG GAAAGGCACACGTCCAGTCACTCATCCGAATAAAATCGTTTCCGTTTCAATGAGCGTATTCCTCTATCAAATCATAAAACTG GACGCCGTGAAAAACACAATCAGTCTTTCCGGAAGTTTCGAATTG TACTGGATCGATGAATTTTTGCAATGGAACCCGTCAAGCTATGAAGGAGCGACCGAGATCTTTCTTTCGTCGACGGACATATGgattccagaattttcactGTACTACAG TTTAAATTTTAACGATGCCGTAAAACTACAATCGAACAACGACATCAGAGTGAATCACACTGGACATGTACGCTACTACATACCGTTTTCGTCGGAAAGTCTCTGTAAACTCgatgtgaaattttttcctttcgatac CCAACAATGCACTCTTCTTTTCGGCTCTTGGGCTCATTCTAATGACTCTATTAAGTACTCACTCTATTCTCCGAAACTCTCGCTCATTGACTTCTACGATAACCAAGAATGGGAGTTGGATACG ATACGTAGCACAGTGAAATCTGACGGATTTCTTTACGACTATTTGGATCCACCCCTATTCTGGGAGATGATCATTATTGATTTGGTGGTCGAACGCCAGAGTTTCTATTATG TATTCAACCTGGTTATTCCAAGTACGATCATCACGCTTGTTGCTGTGATCGGTTTCCATACGCCAAGCACTAGCGGAAGAATGAG agatgcAAAATTCCGTCTCGGTATAATGACCCTTATGAGTATGTCCGTCATTCTTTTGGCAATAGTGGAGGATATGCCGAAATTCAGTATGTCCACTAATCGTAAAGGTCGTGGTTCTTTCTCGGGGATCCCTCTCATAG GTTTATATTACTTTATTCTTTTGGCGATTATCGGTCTTTCAACGGTAACCACATCGATGTTTGTGTTTCTGGAACGAGACGTACGTGTAAAGCACCAGGTTCCATGGTATCTTCAATGGTTATCGTTCGATGTTCAGCGAAGGAGAAG AAGCAACAATCAATATCGCAGGCATGTACATGATCCACAAGCAGAGGCG GATCATCTTCTCTCGAATGGCCACGTACGAACCGGTATACAGGACAAAGCTAAAGGGGTGGCCGTCTCATTACTGAGCTTGATTCCCCGACCAACACTTAATCAAAGTCACCGGCAAAATCCTACATCTCAACCTCTATCGCag GACCAGCTATCCATTCAGGAGGCCACTCCACCGCGTGAAAATCTTCGTCGACGTCTCAGCCTTACTCAATATGACAATATGGTACTGTATCAGTACTTTGAACAAGTCCTTGAAGATATAATCAATTGCACAGGTCGAATCGAAAAAGTTGTTACGGGAATGCG GCAAGATGTTGTCAATCTGAAACCGTTGGACGATTTGAACAGCAAATGGCAAACAGTAATTAGAAGACTGGAGATAATCTCATTGGTCTTCTACGTTTCCGTTCTATTTATTACTATGTACTTGTTCTTCTACCATGAATG GTACTGTGCTGTTGGACACAATCCATGCGGTCAGATGAATTTGAAATGTCCATGGATGGCAGTCACACCGGATGATCCAATATGCGAACATAACTCATACAACTAG
- a CDS encoding hypothetical protein (NECATOR_CHRV.G18473.T4) translates to MRGTSARLNGINGTKAKPVQAAKATLSKNHIHGCYDAREYWIDEFLQWNPSSYEGATEIFLSSTDIWIPEFSLYYSLNFNDAVKLQSNNDIRVNHTGHVRYYIPFSSESLCKLDVKFFPFDTQQCTLLFGSWAHSNDSIKYSLYSPKLSLIDFYDNQEWELDTIRSTVKSDGFLYDYLDPPLFWEMIIIDLVVERQSFYYVFNLVIPSTIITLVAVIGFHTPSTSGRMRDAKFRLGIMTLMSMSVILLAIVEDMPKFSMSTNRKGRGSFSGIPLIGLYYFILLAIIGLSTVTTSMFVFLERDVRVKHQVPWYLQWLSFDVQRRRRSNNQYRRHVHDPQAEADHLLSNGHVRTGIQDKAKGVAVSLLSLIPRPTLNQSHRQNPTSQPLSQEATPPRENLRRRLSLTQYDNMVLYQYFEQVLEDIINCTGRIEKVVTGMRQDVVNLKPLDDLNSKWQTVIRRLEIISLVFYVSVLFITMYLFFYHEWYCAVGHNPCGQMNLKCPWMAVTPDDPICEHNSYN, encoded by the exons ATGCGAGGTACTTCGGCGCGTCTGAATGGGATCAACGGCACAAAAGCAAAACCTGTCCAAGCCGCAAAAGCAACGCTATCAAAAAATCATATTCATGGATGTTATGATGCAAGAGAA TACTGGATCGATGAATTTTTGCAATGGAACCCGTCAAGCTATGAAGGAGCGACCGAGATCTTTCTTTCGTCGACGGACATATGgattccagaattttcactGTACTACAG TTTAAATTTTAACGATGCCGTAAAACTACAATCGAACAACGACATCAGAGTGAATCACACTGGACATGTACGCTACTACATACCGTTTTCGTCGGAAAGTCTCTGTAAACTCgatgtgaaattttttcctttcgatac CCAACAATGCACTCTTCTTTTCGGCTCTTGGGCTCATTCTAATGACTCTATTAAGTACTCACTCTATTCTCCGAAACTCTCGCTCATTGACTTCTACGATAACCAAGAATGGGAGTTGGATACG ATACGTAGCACAGTGAAATCTGACGGATTTCTTTACGACTATTTGGATCCACCCCTATTCTGGGAGATGATCATTATTGATTTGGTGGTCGAACGCCAGAGTTTCTATTATG TATTCAACCTGGTTATTCCAAGTACGATCATCACGCTTGTTGCTGTGATCGGTTTCCATACGCCAAGCACTAGCGGAAGAATGAG agatgcAAAATTCCGTCTCGGTATAATGACCCTTATGAGTATGTCCGTCATTCTTTTGGCAATAGTGGAGGATATGCCGAAATTCAGTATGTCCACTAATCGTAAAGGTCGTGGTTCTTTCTCGGGGATCCCTCTCATAG GTTTATATTACTTTATTCTTTTGGCGATTATCGGTCTTTCAACGGTAACCACATCGATGTTTGTGTTTCTGGAACGAGACGTACGTGTAAAGCACCAGGTTCCATGGTATCTTCAATGGTTATCGTTCGATGTTCAGCGAAGGAGAAG AAGCAACAATCAATATCGCAGGCATGTACATGATCCACAAGCAGAGGCG GATCATCTTCTCTCGAATGGCCACGTACGAACCGGTATACAGGACAAAGCTAAAGGGGTGGCCGTCTCATTACTGAGCTTGATTCCCCGACCAACACTTAATCAAAGTCACCGGCAAAATCCTACATCTCAACCTCTATCGCag GAGGCCACTCCACCGCGTGAAAATCTTCGTCGACGTCTCAGCCTTACTCAATATGACAATATGGTACTGTATCAGTACTTTGAACAAGTCCTTGAAGATATAATCAATTGCACAGGTCGAATCGAAAAAGTTGTTACGGGAATGCG GCAAGATGTTGTCAATCTGAAACCGTTGGACGATTTGAACAGCAAATGGCAAACAGTAATTAGAAGACTGGAGATAATCTCATTGGTCTTCTACGTTTCCGTTCTATTTATTACTATGTACTTGTTCTTCTACCATGAATG GTACTGTGCTGTTGGACACAATCCATGCGGTCAGATGAATTTGAAATGTCCATGGATGGCAGTCACACCGGATGATCCAATATGCGAACATAACTCATACAACTAG
- a CDS encoding hypothetical protein (NECATOR_CHRV.G18473.T5) gives MRGTSARLNGINGTKAKPVQAAKATLSKNHIHGCYDAREYWIDEFLQWNPSSYEGATEIFLSSTDIWIPEFSLYYSLNFNDAVKLQSNNDIRVNHTGHVRYYIPFSSESLCKLDVKFFPFDTQQCTLLFGSWAHSNDSIKYSLYSPKLSLIDFYDNQEWELDTIRSTVKSDGFLYDYLDPPLFWEMIIIDLVVERQSFYYVFNLVIPSTIITLVAVIGFHTPSTSGRMRDAKFRLGIMTLMSMSVILLAIVEDMPKFSMSTNRKGRGSFSGIPLIGLYYFILLAIIGLSTVTTSMFVFLERDVRVKHQVPWYLQWLSFDVQRRRRSNNQYRRHVHDPQAEADHLLSNGHVRTGIQDKAKGVAVSLLSLIPRPTLNQSHRQNPTSQPLSQDQLSIQEATPPRENLRRRLSLTQYDNMVLYQYFEQVLEDIINCTGRIEKVVTGMRQDVVNLKPLDDLNSKWQTVIRRLEIISLVFYVSVLFITMYLFFYHEWYCAVGHNPCGQMNLKCPWMAVTPDDPICEHNSYN, from the exons ATGCGAGGTACTTCGGCGCGTCTGAATGGGATCAACGGCACAAAAGCAAAACCTGTCCAAGCCGCAAAAGCAACGCTATCAAAAAATCATATTCATGGATGTTATGATGCAAGAGAA TACTGGATCGATGAATTTTTGCAATGGAACCCGTCAAGCTATGAAGGAGCGACCGAGATCTTTCTTTCGTCGACGGACATATGgattccagaattttcactGTACTACAG TTTAAATTTTAACGATGCCGTAAAACTACAATCGAACAACGACATCAGAGTGAATCACACTGGACATGTACGCTACTACATACCGTTTTCGTCGGAAAGTCTCTGTAAACTCgatgtgaaattttttcctttcgatac CCAACAATGCACTCTTCTTTTCGGCTCTTGGGCTCATTCTAATGACTCTATTAAGTACTCACTCTATTCTCCGAAACTCTCGCTCATTGACTTCTACGATAACCAAGAATGGGAGTTGGATACG ATACGTAGCACAGTGAAATCTGACGGATTTCTTTACGACTATTTGGATCCACCCCTATTCTGGGAGATGATCATTATTGATTTGGTGGTCGAACGCCAGAGTTTCTATTATG TATTCAACCTGGTTATTCCAAGTACGATCATCACGCTTGTTGCTGTGATCGGTTTCCATACGCCAAGCACTAGCGGAAGAATGAG agatgcAAAATTCCGTCTCGGTATAATGACCCTTATGAGTATGTCCGTCATTCTTTTGGCAATAGTGGAGGATATGCCGAAATTCAGTATGTCCACTAATCGTAAAGGTCGTGGTTCTTTCTCGGGGATCCCTCTCATAG GTTTATATTACTTTATTCTTTTGGCGATTATCGGTCTTTCAACGGTAACCACATCGATGTTTGTGTTTCTGGAACGAGACGTACGTGTAAAGCACCAGGTTCCATGGTATCTTCAATGGTTATCGTTCGATGTTCAGCGAAGGAGAAG AAGCAACAATCAATATCGCAGGCATGTACATGATCCACAAGCAGAGGCG GATCATCTTCTCTCGAATGGCCACGTACGAACCGGTATACAGGACAAAGCTAAAGGGGTGGCCGTCTCATTACTGAGCTTGATTCCCCGACCAACACTTAATCAAAGTCACCGGCAAAATCCTACATCTCAACCTCTATCGCag GACCAGCTATCCATTCAGGAGGCCACTCCACCGCGTGAAAATCTTCGTCGACGTCTCAGCCTTACTCAATATGACAATATGGTACTGTATCAGTACTTTGAACAAGTCCTTGAAGATATAATCAATTGCACAGGTCGAATCGAAAAAGTTGTTACGGGAATGCG GCAAGATGTTGTCAATCTGAAACCGTTGGACGATTTGAACAGCAAATGGCAAACAGTAATTAGAAGACTGGAGATAATCTCATTGGTCTTCTACGTTTCCGTTCTATTTATTACTATGTACTTGTTCTTCTACCATGAATG GTACTGTGCTGTTGGACACAATCCATGCGGTCAGATGAATTTGAAATGTCCATGGATGGCAGTCACACCGGATGATCCAATATGCGAACATAACTCATACAACTAG